A portion of the Acidisarcina polymorpha genome contains these proteins:
- a CDS encoding alpha-E domain-containing protein translates to MLSRVADSLYWMSRYLERAENTVRLLDTNMGLMLDKSSTSAERRWQRVLATIGKPEGCEWKGDVYEFVDQLCFDDTKAAAVTSCIVLARENARQVREEISSEQWQRLNRLFHEVTKQTDSDRSELRLSEFLPSVVDGIHLFQGVTDTTLSHGEGWQFIQIGRYIERASSTARLLEIYHHDSFTTMEEVHDGFEYLEWIGLLRTCTAFEAYCKVYTADLTYDRILEFLVLDADFPHSIRFCIDSLVNALRAVQQDSRGHHAEELMRLSGRLQASLRYGQISEILERDAGIYLRRILDLCLQIHELIYEVYIRYSVQTALAM, encoded by the coding sequence GATGAGCCGCTACCTAGAGCGGGCGGAGAATACGGTGCGCCTGCTCGACACCAACATGGGCCTGATGCTGGACAAATCGAGCACCAGCGCGGAGCGCCGCTGGCAGCGAGTGCTGGCGACGATCGGCAAACCCGAGGGTTGCGAATGGAAAGGCGATGTTTATGAATTCGTCGATCAGCTTTGCTTCGATGACACCAAGGCGGCGGCGGTGACCTCCTGCATCGTGCTGGCGCGGGAGAATGCCCGGCAGGTGCGCGAGGAGATCAGCTCGGAGCAATGGCAGCGGCTGAATCGGCTCTTCCATGAAGTAACGAAGCAGACCGATTCAGATCGTTCCGAGCTTCGGCTGTCGGAATTCCTGCCCTCAGTAGTCGATGGCATCCACCTCTTTCAAGGCGTCACGGATACGACGTTAAGTCATGGCGAAGGGTGGCAATTCATCCAAATTGGCCGGTATATCGAACGCGCCTCATCGACCGCCCGTCTCCTAGAGATTTACCATCACGACAGTTTCACGACAATGGAGGAAGTCCACGACGGCTTTGAGTACCTCGAATGGATTGGATTGCTGCGGACTTGCACAGCGTTTGAAGCCTATTGCAAGGTTTACACCGCTGACCTGACCTACGATCGGATTCTAGAATTTCTGGTGCTCGATGCCGACTTTCCGCACTCCATCCGCTTCTGTATCGACAGCCTGGTGAATGCGCTGCGCGCCGTCCAGCAGGACAGCCGCGGTCATCATGCAGAGGAACTGATGCGGCTTTCCGGCCGCTTACAGGCATCTCTACGTTATGGACAAATTTCCGAGATCCTGGAACGCGACGCAGGAATCTACCTGCGCAGGATTTTAGACCTATGTCTGCAGATTCACGAACTTATCTACGAAGTGTACATTCGCTACTCGGTGCAGACGGCGCTCGCGATGTAA
- a CDS encoding transglutaminase family protein — protein MLFYSIRHLTKFQYSRPVSESVMEMRMHPRSDSNQRCLSFSLSVSPRCRVFSYRDHLGNNIHHFDIPGEHQQLVIVAESLVEQQPLANIPKHLDPSAWSELDAIVAQGDYWEMLLPSEFARPTDPLRAFAKKLAIVRRDDPLTMLHELNSRLYEHFDYVPKSTKVDSPIDVAIESGKGVCQDFAHIMIALVRQLGIPCRYVSGYLHHTKQMHDRSTSDATHAWIEALLPHLGWVGFDPTNCLVATDRHIRTAIGRDYADVPPTKGTYRGRTSSELYVAVRVNASEEPPALDQDLPIPEDWSMLVEKAQAPPPPPAAPLLQLQQAQQQQ, from the coding sequence ATGCTCTTTTACTCGATACGGCACCTGACGAAGTTTCAATATAGCCGGCCAGTTAGCGAGAGTGTAATGGAGATGCGCATGCACCCGCGCAGCGACAGCAATCAGCGCTGCTTGAGCTTCTCATTGTCGGTCAGTCCTCGCTGCCGGGTATTTTCCTATCGCGACCACCTGGGCAATAACATCCATCACTTCGACATTCCTGGGGAACACCAGCAATTGGTGATTGTCGCCGAGTCACTCGTCGAGCAACAGCCCCTGGCGAATATCCCGAAGCATTTGGACCCGAGCGCCTGGAGTGAACTCGACGCCATTGTGGCGCAAGGGGACTATTGGGAGATGTTGCTGCCGAGCGAATTTGCCCGGCCAACCGACCCGCTGCGAGCCTTTGCCAAGAAACTGGCTATCGTGCGCCGTGACGATCCTCTCACCATGCTCCACGAGCTGAATTCACGGCTGTACGAGCACTTCGACTATGTTCCAAAAAGCACCAAGGTGGATTCGCCCATCGACGTCGCGATCGAGTCCGGTAAAGGCGTCTGTCAGGATTTCGCGCATATTATGATCGCGCTGGTTCGCCAGCTGGGCATCCCATGCCGGTACGTGAGTGGTTACTTGCACCACACCAAGCAGATGCATGACCGATCGACCTCCGATGCCACGCATGCATGGATCGAGGCTTTGCTGCCGCATCTTGGATGGGTAGGCTTCGATCCCACCAATTGCCTGGTCGCGACCGACCGGCATATTCGGACTGCGATCGGCCGCGACTATGCCGATGTACCTCCCACCAAGGGAACCTATCGCGGACGCACCAGCAGTGAACTGTATGTGGCAGTGCGGGTCAACGCCTCCGAAGAGCCACCGGCGCTCGACCAGGACCTTCCGATTCCGGAAGACTGGTCGATGCTGGTCGAGAAGGCGCAGGCACCGCCCCCACCGCCAGCTGCTCCGCTCTTGCAGCTGCAGCAGGCGCAGCAGCAGCAGTAG
- a CDS encoding SDR family oxidoreductase, with protein MYKPYKRPTGILVLGATSSIAMAFSRLLARPDTHFFLVARNPRKLNSVASDLLTRGAASVVVHAMDLDETPLHPAMLSEAAASLGNIDLALIAHGVLGIQEEAQAHYEAASAILTTNFLSPVSLVTWLANYFEGTRQGTLAVISSVAGDRGRKSNYLYGASKGGLNIFLNGVRNRIDRAGVQVLTIRPGFVATPMTAHLPQGPLFATPTAVAHGILRAMQTRRDIAYVPGFWAAIMFVIRAIPEAIFKNLDL; from the coding sequence TTGTATAAACCATACAAGCGCCCCACCGGAATCCTGGTGCTGGGCGCGACCTCCAGCATCGCCATGGCTTTCAGCAGGCTGCTCGCGCGGCCGGATACGCATTTCTTTCTGGTCGCGCGCAATCCGCGCAAGCTCAATTCGGTGGCCAGCGATCTGCTCACTCGCGGAGCGGCCAGCGTCGTCGTCCATGCCATGGATCTGGATGAGACTCCGCTCCATCCCGCCATGCTGAGCGAGGCGGCGGCGAGTCTTGGCAACATCGATCTCGCGCTTATCGCTCACGGAGTGCTCGGCATCCAGGAAGAGGCCCAGGCGCACTACGAAGCGGCCAGCGCCATTCTCACCACGAACTTTCTCTCTCCGGTATCGCTGGTTACCTGGCTCGCCAACTATTTCGAAGGCACCAGGCAGGGGACCCTCGCCGTGATCTCCTCGGTCGCCGGGGACCGAGGCCGCAAGAGCAACTATCTTTACGGAGCATCGAAAGGCGGACTCAACATCTTCCTCAACGGGGTCCGCAATCGCATTGATCGTGCCGGAGTTCAGGTACTCACCATCCGCCCGGGCTTTGTAGCCACGCCGATGACTGCGCATTTGCCCCAGGGACCACTCTTTGCGACTCCCACCGCCGTGGCGCACGGCATCCTGCGAGCCATGCAGACGCGCAGAGACATCGCTTACGTCCCCGGCTTTTGGGCAGCGATCATGTTTGTGATCCGCGCGATTCCTGAAGCCATCTTCAAGAATCTGGATCTGTAA
- a CDS encoding FAD-binding oxidoreductase, which produces MSASKLRQKKSAPAFESWGRYPRLPATLVPLYWMEEFPPADRPVASMLPVGMGRSYGDVCLLENGTLLHTTTLDRFIGFDPKTGLLRCEAGVTLAEILKFAVPLGWFLPVTPGTKFVTVGGAIANDIHGKNHHVAGTFGRHVPRFELVRSDGMRLECSPIQNSDWYAATIGGMGLTGLITWAEVQLRPIVSRKIVYHGTKFVGVDAFLELSQGAKNAEYSVAWIDCVAQGKNFARGIFMRGDHSPEPSILKPSRDPRLTLPVDLPSVLLNKYTVEAFNALYYRKQLGREKRALVDYEPFFYPLDSILHWNRLYGKDGLLQFQCVLPFEDGQQGILRILKAITSSGLASFLAVIKVFGDVPSPGMMSFPAPGITLALDFPVRRDVSFDLLERLAYITVEHHGKMYPAKDACMTALQFQSFYPQWREFAHYVDPAFSSSFWQRVSGVGAINLAAATSTAGLGNALV; this is translated from the coding sequence ATGTCCGCCAGCAAGCTCCGGCAAAAGAAATCAGCTCCAGCGTTCGAATCCTGGGGACGCTATCCTCGTCTGCCAGCGACCCTCGTGCCGCTCTACTGGATGGAGGAGTTTCCCCCGGCCGATCGCCCCGTCGCCTCGATGTTGCCTGTAGGAATGGGCAGGAGCTACGGGGACGTCTGCCTGCTTGAGAACGGCACACTTCTGCACACCACCACCCTTGACCGCTTCATCGGCTTTGATCCGAAGACTGGATTGCTGCGCTGTGAGGCCGGGGTCACCCTGGCGGAGATCCTCAAGTTTGCTGTTCCCCTCGGCTGGTTTCTACCCGTCACGCCGGGCACCAAGTTCGTCACTGTCGGAGGCGCCATCGCCAACGATATTCATGGCAAGAATCATCATGTCGCCGGCACCTTCGGCCGCCATGTGCCTCGCTTCGAGCTGGTTCGTTCCGATGGCATGCGGCTCGAATGCTCGCCAATACAGAACTCGGATTGGTACGCCGCCACCATTGGCGGCATGGGGCTTACCGGCTTGATCACTTGGGCCGAGGTCCAGCTCCGGCCGATCGTTTCGCGCAAGATTGTCTACCACGGCACTAAGTTTGTGGGCGTAGATGCGTTTCTCGAGCTCTCCCAGGGTGCCAAAAACGCGGAGTACAGTGTTGCCTGGATCGACTGCGTTGCCCAAGGGAAGAATTTCGCCAGAGGCATTTTCATGCGTGGCGATCACTCGCCGGAGCCTTCCATCCTCAAACCATCGCGCGATCCCAGGCTCACGCTGCCGGTCGACTTGCCGTCAGTCTTGCTGAACAAGTACACCGTCGAGGCTTTTAATGCCCTCTACTACCGCAAACAGCTGGGCCGGGAGAAGCGCGCACTGGTAGACTACGAGCCATTCTTCTACCCCCTCGACAGCATCCTTCACTGGAACCGTCTCTACGGCAAAGATGGATTGCTGCAGTTCCAGTGCGTGCTTCCGTTTGAAGATGGCCAGCAAGGGATTCTGCGTATCCTCAAGGCCATCACCAGCTCCGGGCTGGCCTCCTTTCTCGCCGTCATCAAAGTCTTTGGCGACGTCCCTTCCCCGGGCATGATGTCCTTTCCCGCGCCGGGCATCACTCTTGCTCTGGACTTCCCGGTTCGACGGGATGTCAGCTTCGACTTGCTCGAGCGGCTGGCTTACATCACCGTCGAGCACCACGGCAAAATGTATCCTGCCAAGGATGCGTGTATGACCGCACTGCAGTTCCAGTCCTTCTATCCCCAATGGCGAGAATTTGCCCACTACGTCGATCCCGCCTTCAGTTCCAGCTTTTGGCAGCGGGTGAGCGGGGTGGGCGCGATCAACCTGGCCGCTGCGACTTCAACTGCCGGGTTAGGAAACGCCCTTGTATAA
- a CDS encoding UbiA family prenyltransferase yields the protein MTQIEVDLPTPSATADRPLFVDLDGTLVKSDTLFDSVLLLARERPALLLSLPKWLAAGKASLKAHVSESVSLDVGHLPYNRELLTYLRQQQAEGRPLYLATGADTRLAHRIAKHLAIFSGVFASDGVTNLTSHNKLEGLRRFLPEGEFDYIGNAVPDLPLLLNSTEPMVANPDSSLRASLRLKQVHVVREFQDRAAPVKSFLRAIRLHQWSKNVLLFVPLLLSHAIHAKALERTSLAFLCFSLCASATYIVNDLLDLDPDRRHPRKRHRPFAAGDLSAFTGLSIVGIFLAAGFFSAWWLSINFLGWLLGYFVTTLAYSLALKRLVLVDVLLLSGLYTVRMLAGAAVTGTTISPWLAGFSLFLFLSLAMVKRFSELQNLRATSHVPENGRGYLLQDIEQIRSFGTASAYASVVVFTLYISGHDIASLYSHPHRMWLITPLLILWVSRFWLLASRGELNEDPVVFALTDRTSVVIGAGIVGVALFSL from the coding sequence ATGACTCAGATCGAGGTTGACCTACCGACACCATCGGCCACAGCCGATCGACCGCTGTTCGTCGATCTCGATGGGACGTTGGTCAAGTCCGATACACTCTTTGACTCCGTCCTGCTGCTTGCGCGTGAGCGGCCAGCGCTGCTTCTCAGCCTTCCGAAGTGGCTTGCCGCCGGCAAGGCATCGCTCAAGGCGCATGTCTCTGAGTCCGTTTCGCTCGACGTTGGACACCTGCCTTATAACCGCGAATTGCTGACCTACCTCCGCCAGCAGCAGGCGGAGGGGCGGCCGCTCTACCTGGCGACCGGAGCAGACACCAGGCTCGCCCATCGCATCGCCAAACATCTGGCCATCTTCAGTGGGGTATTTGCCAGCGACGGTGTTACAAACCTGACGAGTCACAACAAGCTAGAAGGTCTGCGGCGATTTTTACCGGAGGGCGAGTTCGACTACATTGGCAATGCTGTACCCGATTTGCCGCTGCTTCTCAACTCGACTGAGCCCATGGTTGCGAATCCAGACTCTTCGCTGCGGGCTTCTCTCCGCTTGAAGCAAGTGCATGTCGTTCGCGAGTTTCAGGATCGGGCTGCCCCGGTCAAATCGTTTCTGCGAGCTATCCGCCTTCATCAATGGTCTAAGAATGTTCTGCTGTTCGTCCCCTTGCTGCTCTCGCATGCGATCCACGCGAAGGCTTTGGAGCGGACGTCGCTAGCGTTTCTTTGCTTTAGCCTTTGCGCTTCTGCGACCTATATCGTCAATGATTTGCTTGATCTCGACCCGGATCGCCGCCATCCGCGAAAGCGGCATCGGCCTTTCGCCGCCGGCGATCTGTCGGCGTTTACCGGCCTTAGCATCGTTGGCATCTTTCTCGCGGCCGGCTTCTTCAGCGCCTGGTGGCTATCTATCAACTTTCTCGGATGGCTGCTGGGCTATTTCGTTACCACTCTGGCGTATTCATTAGCACTGAAGCGTCTCGTCTTGGTCGATGTGCTGTTGCTCTCCGGTCTGTATACGGTGAGGATGCTGGCTGGCGCCGCCGTCACTGGAACAACAATTTCCCCCTGGCTGGCAGGCTTCTCGCTCTTTCTCTTTCTCAGTCTAGCCATGGTCAAACGCTTCAGCGAGTTACAGAATCTGCGCGCCACCAGCCATGTTCCTGAAAATGGTCGAGGCTATTTACTGCAGGACATCGAACAGATCCGCAGCTTTGGCACCGCCAGCGCTTACGCTTCGGTGGTCGTCTTCACGCTGTATATCAGCGGGCATGACATTGCGTCTCTGTATAGCCATCCCCATCGGATGTGGCTGATCACCCCGCTCCTGATCCTGTGGGTAAGTCGCTTCTGGTTGCTCGCCTCCCGTGGCGAACTGAACGAGGATCCGGTGGTCTTCGCGCTTACCGACCGCACCAGCGTCGTGATTGGCGCCGGAATTGTCGGTGTGGCCTTGTTCTCCCTTTAG
- a CDS encoding helicase HerA-like domain-containing protein, with amino-acid sequence MPEQLQIAQGKMPLYLLSNMSNRHGLVAGATGTGKTVTLQVMAESFSRIGVPVFAADIKGDLSGISQPGTDNPKIAERIKSLQLTDFAFAGCPVAFWDVFGEEGHPIRATVSEMGPLLFSRLLGLNDTQEGVLALVFKIADDSGLLLLDLKDLQAMLRHVGENAKDFQTQYGNISAASVGAIQRGLVALEQQGGAKFLGEPALNLDDLMQVDANGQGVVNILAADKLVNSPKLYATFLLWMLTELFERLPEVGDPDKPKLVFFFDEAHLLFSDLPKVIQDKVQQIVRLIRSKGVGVYFVTQNPIDVPEEVLGQLGNRVQHALRAFTPRDQKAVRAAAQTFRTNPEINIETTITELGVGEALVSFLDEKGTPNIVERALVCPPRSKIGAITAEERQQIIASSLVAGVYEKVVDRESAYEMLQARASQAPAVVAVPADGQAPSSSPASARPWYDIPGVTTRSGRGDSLVETVAKTAVRTVGVAVGRQIVRGLMGSLLGGTTTKRRA; translated from the coding sequence ATGCCGGAACAGTTGCAAATCGCTCAAGGTAAGATGCCGCTGTATCTTCTTTCGAATATGTCCAACCGGCATGGTTTAGTCGCCGGGGCGACTGGTACCGGTAAAACCGTGACGCTGCAAGTTATGGCGGAAAGTTTCAGCCGGATCGGCGTTCCAGTATTCGCTGCCGACATCAAGGGAGATCTCTCGGGAATTAGCCAGCCCGGTACCGACAACCCGAAAATTGCCGAGCGGATCAAGAGCCTGCAGCTGACGGACTTCGCTTTTGCTGGGTGTCCGGTCGCTTTTTGGGATGTCTTTGGGGAAGAAGGGCATCCGATCCGGGCGACTGTCTCGGAGATGGGACCGTTGCTCTTCAGCCGACTGCTTGGGTTGAACGATACCCAGGAAGGCGTGCTGGCGCTGGTCTTCAAGATCGCCGACGATAGCGGTCTGCTGCTGCTCGATCTGAAAGACCTGCAGGCGATGCTGCGTCACGTCGGCGAGAATGCTAAAGACTTTCAGACGCAATACGGCAATATTTCGGCCGCCAGCGTGGGAGCGATCCAGCGCGGGCTGGTCGCACTCGAACAACAGGGTGGTGCGAAATTCCTGGGGGAGCCGGCGCTCAACCTGGACGACTTGATGCAAGTCGACGCCAACGGACAAGGAGTAGTAAACATCCTTGCGGCCGATAAGCTGGTCAATTCTCCGAAGCTATACGCCACTTTCTTGTTGTGGATGCTGACGGAGTTGTTCGAGCGGCTGCCGGAGGTGGGTGATCCCGATAAGCCGAAACTGGTGTTCTTCTTTGACGAAGCCCATTTGCTCTTCAGCGATTTGCCCAAGGTCATTCAAGACAAGGTGCAACAGATCGTGCGGTTGATCCGGTCGAAAGGGGTTGGGGTGTACTTCGTGACGCAGAACCCGATCGACGTGCCCGAAGAAGTGCTTGGACAACTTGGGAATCGGGTACAGCATGCCTTGCGAGCTTTTACTCCGCGGGACCAGAAGGCGGTTCGAGCCGCGGCACAAACCTTTCGAACCAACCCGGAGATCAATATCGAAACCACGATCACCGAACTCGGTGTGGGGGAAGCGCTGGTCTCTTTTCTCGACGAGAAGGGCACGCCGAATATCGTGGAACGTGCTCTGGTTTGTCCACCGCGAAGCAAGATCGGTGCAATCACTGCTGAAGAGCGGCAGCAAATCATTGCCTCTTCCCTGGTGGCCGGTGTTTATGAGAAGGTCGTTGATCGGGAATCCGCTTATGAAATGCTGCAGGCGCGTGCCAGTCAGGCGCCGGCTGTAGTGGCCGTCCCGGCGGACGGGCAGGCGCCATCTTCGTCACCAGCGTCCGCCCGGCCCTGGTATGACATCCCCGGAGTGACCACGCGCAGCGGGCGCGGCGATTCGCTGGTCGAGACGGTCGCGAAGACGGCAGTTCGCACGGTTGGCGTCGCGGTAGGACGGCAGATCGTACGTGGTTTGATGGGTTCGTTGCTTGGCGGAACGACCACCAAACGACGGGCTTGA
- a CDS encoding CRTAC1 family protein — MAAFVLLLALGLHPECVAQAASPEVTAGVPAKFVDITARTGIQFKQVSSHTSMKYLPETMGSGVALLDYDNDGRLDIFVVNGAPLSDPTPKGTIPQKAGPSDWNRLYHQKPDGAFEDVTAKAGLQGVGYGMGVAVGDYDNDGYEDLYVTAYGGNKLYHNNGNGTFTDVTEKSGTGGSGWSTSAAWVDLDNDGRLDLVVLRYMKWDFDDIYCGEHRPGHRAYCHPDLFPAIAPLVYHNEGNGRFTEIAARIGLDKPGKGLGIGLADYDRDGKIDIFVANDSMPEFLFHNKGDGTFEEVALMSEVAFNGDGRTYAGMGIDFADYNNDGLPDLVITDLANQMYALYHNNGDGSFTYDTYTSGLGRITLLHSGWGAKFLDYDNDGRKDLLIAQGHDLDTIELDFPQLRYREPMLVAWNSGKGFIDVSAVSGKVFQQAWAGRGMAIGDIDNDGRLDAVVTTNDGPLYVLRNETATANHWLLLHLTGHSSNRDAIGAEVKITTSSGSQLETVSTACSYLSSCDKRVHFGLGADTVLKQIDIRWPSGIQQTLKDIRGDQILAVEEPAPRAGKK; from the coding sequence ATGGCAGCATTCGTCCTGCTGCTTGCCCTCGGCTTGCATCCCGAGTGTGTGGCGCAGGCCGCTTCTCCAGAAGTGACTGCTGGCGTTCCCGCCAAATTCGTTGACATCACGGCGCGGACCGGCATCCAGTTCAAACAAGTTTCTTCCCACACCTCGATGAAATATCTGCCCGAGACTATGGGTTCGGGCGTCGCACTGCTGGATTACGACAACGACGGGCGGCTCGACATCTTCGTCGTCAACGGAGCTCCGTTGAGCGATCCAACCCCCAAAGGAACAATCCCACAGAAGGCCGGTCCGTCGGATTGGAACCGGCTCTATCATCAGAAACCCGACGGCGCCTTTGAAGACGTGACCGCCAAGGCTGGCCTTCAAGGCGTTGGCTATGGCATGGGCGTAGCCGTCGGCGATTACGACAATGATGGCTACGAAGATCTTTATGTAACTGCGTATGGTGGAAATAAGCTCTACCACAATAATGGCAACGGAACCTTTACCGATGTTACGGAGAAGTCCGGGACCGGCGGCAGCGGCTGGTCGACCAGTGCTGCCTGGGTCGATCTCGACAACGATGGCCGCCTCGATCTAGTCGTGTTGCGCTATATGAAGTGGGATTTCGACGACATCTATTGCGGAGAGCATCGGCCAGGTCATCGCGCCTACTGTCATCCCGACTTGTTTCCCGCCATCGCGCCGCTTGTTTATCACAATGAAGGCAATGGCCGCTTCACCGAGATCGCCGCCAGGATCGGACTCGACAAACCCGGCAAAGGCCTCGGGATCGGCCTCGCCGACTATGATCGCGATGGCAAGATCGATATCTTTGTTGCCAACGACTCCATGCCCGAGTTCCTCTTTCATAACAAAGGCGACGGTACCTTCGAAGAAGTCGCTCTGATGTCGGAGGTTGCCTTCAACGGCGACGGCCGCACTTATGCAGGCATGGGCATCGACTTTGCCGACTATAACAACGACGGGCTTCCCGACTTAGTCATAACCGACCTGGCGAACCAGATGTACGCTCTCTATCATAACAACGGCGACGGCAGCTTTACTTACGACACTTATACGTCGGGACTGGGGAGAATTACGCTGCTTCATTCCGGCTGGGGCGCGAAGTTTCTGGACTACGACAATGACGGCCGGAAAGACTTATTAATCGCCCAGGGCCACGATCTGGATACCATTGAGCTCGATTTCCCCCAGCTTCGCTACCGCGAACCGATGCTCGTGGCATGGAACTCGGGGAAGGGATTCATCGACGTCTCTGCCGTCTCCGGCAAAGTCTTTCAGCAGGCGTGGGCAGGGCGCGGCATGGCCATCGGCGATATCGACAATGATGGACGTCTCGATGCCGTGGTCACAACTAACGACGGCCCTCTTTATGTGCTTCGCAATGAAACGGCGACCGCAAATCATTGGCTGTTGCTTCACTTGACCGGTCATAGCAGCAATCGCGATGCGATCGGAGCCGAGGTAAAGATCACGACCTCGAGCGGTTCACAGCTTGAAACCGTGTCAACGGCCTGCAGCTACTTGTCCTCGTGCGATAAGCGCGTCCACTTTGGACTTGGTGCGGATACGGTCCTAAAACAGATTGACATACGCTGGCCAAGCGGCATCCAGCAGACACTCAAAGACATCCGCGGCGACCAGATCCTGGCCGTCGAAGAGCCTGCGCCGCGGGCCGGCAAGAAGTAA
- a CDS encoding tetratricopeptide repeat protein yields the protein MHRFRNKLKYETFGWPVVFLLLGLLADAQVTPDRQVQLSQADAAFHAGYAAAQSGDLGSAKADFQQVVQLAPEIAEGHSALGSILVQLGQYSLAIPELERALSIHAEDRSAQINLALAYQQTHAYDKSVTLFRTLDRDPADLPPSALIAYAAALTAIQQPDLAVARLQKALVDAPSDASLHDALGSLEAQRQDWPAAQSQFEQAIALDANLAAAHEHLGVTLLSEQRPADAVRELTVASELSPQDIAAQVELGRALIANGDAEKAVPILQHAVQFASSLPASGSLPASAALEAKYQLALALQGTGQEQQSIPLFQQVVDAEPRNAPALTNLALALVQTGKSKEAIPLYERSLAENAKDPLVHQDLGVAYLQQSDLDDAIREFRTGVQLAPDAYELHYNLGLALKLKDDVAAAKTELELAARLNPASPDPPFTLGILNMQIGHFDEAAEQLKLAVEMRPDNGDGWAILGSVYKQQNNLPEAAKALREAVRLLPNQPGAHITLAGVLAQQGQKDEAAAERKIAADLTRGAVNRQRATFAANSGNLLLQQGKITDAIERFQDAVSSDPTYIDGHRGLADALTRSGRTTEAEAERAKIAQIEKNQP from the coding sequence ATGCACCGGTTTCGCAACAAATTGAAATACGAGACCTTTGGGTGGCCAGTCGTTTTCTTGCTGCTGGGCTTGCTTGCCGATGCCCAGGTGACGCCCGACCGCCAGGTGCAGTTGAGCCAGGCGGATGCGGCCTTTCACGCCGGCTATGCGGCCGCTCAGAGTGGCGACCTCGGTTCCGCCAAGGCAGACTTTCAGCAAGTTGTGCAACTCGCCCCGGAGATCGCCGAAGGGCACAGCGCCTTAGGCTCCATCCTGGTGCAACTCGGCCAGTACTCGTTGGCGATTCCTGAACTTGAGCGCGCGCTCTCAATTCATGCCGAAGATCGCTCGGCCCAGATCAATCTCGCCTTGGCCTATCAACAGACCCATGCCTACGACAAGTCCGTGACGCTCTTTCGAACCCTAGACCGGGACCCCGCTGATTTGCCGCCATCGGCACTGATTGCGTATGCGGCCGCCTTGACCGCTATTCAGCAGCCCGATCTTGCAGTAGCGCGCTTGCAAAAGGCGCTCGTGGACGCTCCCTCTGATGCCAGCCTGCATGACGCGCTCGGCTCGCTCGAAGCGCAGCGCCAGGATTGGCCTGCTGCCCAATCCCAGTTTGAGCAGGCGATTGCTCTGGACGCGAACCTTGCGGCCGCTCATGAGCATCTTGGCGTGACCTTGCTCTCTGAACAGCGGCCGGCCGATGCGGTCCGGGAACTGACCGTGGCCAGCGAACTTTCGCCTCAGGACATAGCAGCGCAGGTAGAACTAGGGCGCGCCTTGATCGCCAATGGAGATGCCGAGAAAGCAGTTCCCATTCTGCAGCACGCGGTGCAGTTTGCTTCTAGTCTCCCTGCATCTGGCTCTCTCCCCGCCTCCGCCGCCCTTGAAGCCAAATACCAGCTCGCCCTTGCCCTGCAAGGCACCGGGCAGGAACAGCAATCAATTCCCCTCTTTCAGCAGGTTGTCGATGCAGAGCCGCGGAATGCGCCAGCACTGACCAATCTTGCGCTGGCGTTGGTGCAGACAGGGAAGTCGAAGGAGGCGATCCCTCTCTACGAGCGCTCGCTTGCCGAGAATGCAAAGGACCCGCTCGTCCATCAAGATCTAGGCGTCGCCTACCTGCAGCAGAGCGATCTTGACGATGCCATTCGCGAGTTCAGAACTGGCGTCCAACTCGCTCCCGATGCCTATGAGTTGCACTATAACCTCGGCTTGGCGCTCAAGTTGAAAGACGATGTAGCCGCGGCCAAAACCGAACTGGAGTTGGCCGCACGGTTAAATCCAGCTTCCCCCGATCCTCCCTTTACCCTCGGGATCCTCAACATGCAGATTGGACACTTCGATGAGGCTGCCGAGCAGTTGAAGTTGGCGGTCGAAATGAGACCGGACAATGGCGATGGCTGGGCCATTCTGGGTAGCGTTTATAAGCAGCAGAACAATCTTCCCGAGGCCGCGAAAGCGCTGCGCGAAGCGGTCCGGCTACTGCCCAACCAGCCCGGCGCGCATATCACCCTGGCGGGCGTTCTCGCCCAGCAAGGCCAGAAGGACGAAGCCGCCGCCGAGCGCAAAATCGCGGCCGATCTGACCCGCGGCGCCGTCAACCGCCAGCGTGCGACCTTCGCCGCTAACTCCGGCAACCTGCTCCTGCAGCAAGGAAAGATTACCGATGCCATTGAACGCTTCCAGGACGCCGTCTCGAGCGATCCGACCTACATTGATGGCCACCGGGGGCTTGCAGATGCTCTCACCCGCTCAGGAAGGACCACGGAAGCGGAAGCCGAGCGAGCCAAGATCGCGCAAATTGAAAAGAACCAACCCTGA